The Geothrix oryzae DNA window ACCGTGTACGCCACCAAGGCCTTCGTGCGGGGCATGATGAACCGCAAGTGGGGGCGCATCGTCAACATCGTCAGCCCCACGGGCATCATCGGAAAGGCGGGCCAGACCAACTACGGGGCCAGCAAGGGCGCGGTGATCGCCCTCACCCGCAGCCTCGCCCGCGAGATGGCGCCCTTCGGCGTGCTGGTGAACGCGGTGAATCCCGGCCTCATCCACACCGAGCTGACCCAGGATGTGCCCGAAGAGGCCCGCCGGCAGATGCTCGCCCCGACCATCCTCAAGCGGGAGGGCGAACCAGAGGAGGTGGCGGGCGTGGTGGCCTTCCTCTGCTCCGATTGGGCCAGCTACATGAGCGGGCAGATCATCAATGTGGACGGGGGCCTCTGTCCATAGATCCCTCCTCCACCAGGGGGATCTCCACCACGAAGGCCGCCCCCTGGCCAGGTTCGCTTTCGATCCAGACCTGGCCGCCGTGCAGCTCAACCATCTGCTTGACGATGGAAAGCCCGAGCCCGGTGCTGTACTCGCCGCCGGTGGGAAGGGCGGAGAGACGCTGGAACGGCTCGAAGGCCCGTTCCAGGTCCGCCGGCGTGAAGCCCGGCCCCTGGTCGCGCACTTCGATGCGGGCCCGGCGTCCGGCCCCGGCCGCCTGGAGGCCCAGCTCCACCCGGACCTCGCGGCCACTGGGGGAGTACTTGATGGCGTTGTTCACGAGGTTGTCGATGGCCTGGGCCAGCCGCGTGCCGTCCACGGCCCCCCGGCACCCCGCGGCGGAGGCCGGGCCATGGAGGCGGATGTCCTTGCTCGCCGCATAGAGCTCATTTTCCTGGATCACGCGATGGATCAGCTCGCCCAGATCGGTCACCTCGAAGCAGGGGCTCACCTCGCCCATCTCCTGGAC harbors:
- a CDS encoding SDR family NAD(P)-dependent oxidoreductase, yielding MPFNQPPLLGRIAFVTGSSRGIGRAIAVEFARWGADVVVHAHKNLDLAEAVAEEIRGTGRRAMAVLADVRVKAELEAAADRVKAELGPVDILVNNAGTRQDGPFILMGDEKWEEVMNVNLRGTVYATKAFVRGMMNRKWGRIVNIVSPTGIIGKAGQTNYGASKGAVIALTRSLAREMAPFGVLVNAVNPGLIHTELTQDVPEEARRQMLAPTILKREGEPEEVAGVVAFLCSDWASYMSGQIINVDGGLCP